A single Musa acuminata AAA Group cultivar baxijiao chromosome BXJ2-1, Cavendish_Baxijiao_AAA, whole genome shotgun sequence DNA region contains:
- the LOC135583438 gene encoding alpha/beta hydrolase domain-containing protein VTE7-like isoform X3, with protein MPSLLVTSTTSAAIPRGSIRVSVNGFPSFLPKEVDKIRDPFARDMAKRIERLPVKISFSTSSIMSSCVKPLQERGTEPVVLLHGFDSSCLEWRYSYPLLEGAGIDTWAVDILGWGFSDLQMLPPCNVAAKREHLYQLWRTYIARPMVLVGPSLGASVAMDFIANHPEAVSKLVMIDASIYAEGTGNLAKLPRIVAYAGQVSVLKSIPLRFYANSLALNKVSLQSSWDSMNVGRLHCLQPWWEDATVDFMLSGGYDVRNHVKQIKQETLIIWGQDDQIVSSKVALIPGCGHIPHVEKPELVVQYILKFIRHE; from the exons ATGCCGTCGCTTCTTGTGACGTCGACGACGAGCGCCGCGATTCCGAGGGGTAGCATTAGGGTTTCGGTGAATGGCTTCCCTTCCTTCCTCCCCAAGGAGGTGGATAAGATTAGAGACCCTTTCGCCCGGGACATGGCCAAGAGGATCGAGCGGCTTCCTGTGAAG ATCAGCTTCTCAACAAGCTCCATTATGAGTAGCTGCGTTAAGCCACTACAAGAGCGGGGAACAGAGCCAGTTGTTCTCCTACATGGATTTGACAG CTCTTGTCTAGAATGGAGGTATTCATATCCATTGCTTGAGGGTGCTGGAATTGATACATGGGCTGTGGACATTCTTGGATGGGGATTTTCAGATTTAC AAATGCTTCCACCATGTAATGTGGCTGCCAAGCGTGAGCACCTATACCAG CTTTGGAGGACATACATAGCAAGGCCCATGGTGTTAGTCGGACCTAGCCTTGGTGCTTCTGTTGCCATGGACTTTATAGCCAACCATCCAGAAGCG GTTAGTAAGTTAGTCATGATCGACGCAAGTATTTATGCAGAAGGCACCGGGAACCTAGCTAAACTACCTAGAATAGTAGCTTATGCTGGG CAGGTTTCCGTATTGAAGAGCATCCCACTGCGGTTCTATGCAAATTCCTTGGCCTTAAATAAAGTCTCATTGCAGTCATCCTGGGACTCTATGAAT GTGGGCCGATTGCACTGCTTACAACCCTGGTGGGAGGATGCAACTGTTGATTTTATGCTTAGTGGAGGTTATGATGTCCGAAATCATGTAAAACAG ATAAAACAAGAGACTTTAATTATATGGGGACAGGACGATCAAATTGTTAGCAGCAAAGTAGCACTG ATTCCAGGATGCGGTCATATTCCTCATGTAGAGAAGCCAGAGTTGGTGGTCCAGTACATTCTGAAGTTTATTCGACATGAATGA
- the LOC135583438 gene encoding alpha/beta hydrolase domain-containing protein VTE7-like isoform X6, which produces MPSLLVTSTTSAAIPRGSIRVSVNGFPSFLPKEVDKIRDPFARDMAKRIERLPVKISFSTSSIMSSCVKPLQERGTEPVVLLHGFDSSCLEWRYSYPLLEGAGIDTWAVDILGWGFSDLQMLPPCNVAAKREHLYQVSKLVMIDASIYAEGTGNLAKLPRIVAYAGQVSVLKSIPLRFYANSLALNKVSLQSSWDSMNVGRLHCLQPWWEDATVDFMLSGGYDVRNHVKQIKQETLIIWGQDDQIVSSKVALRLHHELPDSTLIQIPGCGHIPHVEKPELVVQYILKFIRHE; this is translated from the exons ATGCCGTCGCTTCTTGTGACGTCGACGACGAGCGCCGCGATTCCGAGGGGTAGCATTAGGGTTTCGGTGAATGGCTTCCCTTCCTTCCTCCCCAAGGAGGTGGATAAGATTAGAGACCCTTTCGCCCGGGACATGGCCAAGAGGATCGAGCGGCTTCCTGTGAAG ATCAGCTTCTCAACAAGCTCCATTATGAGTAGCTGCGTTAAGCCACTACAAGAGCGGGGAACAGAGCCAGTTGTTCTCCTACATGGATTTGACAG CTCTTGTCTAGAATGGAGGTATTCATATCCATTGCTTGAGGGTGCTGGAATTGATACATGGGCTGTGGACATTCTTGGATGGGGATTTTCAGATTTAC AAATGCTTCCACCATGTAATGTGGCTGCCAAGCGTGAGCACCTATACCAG GTTAGTAAGTTAGTCATGATCGACGCAAGTATTTATGCAGAAGGCACCGGGAACCTAGCTAAACTACCTAGAATAGTAGCTTATGCTGGG CAGGTTTCCGTATTGAAGAGCATCCCACTGCGGTTCTATGCAAATTCCTTGGCCTTAAATAAAGTCTCATTGCAGTCATCCTGGGACTCTATGAAT GTGGGCCGATTGCACTGCTTACAACCCTGGTGGGAGGATGCAACTGTTGATTTTATGCTTAGTGGAGGTTATGATGTCCGAAATCATGTAAAACAG ATAAAACAAGAGACTTTAATTATATGGGGACAGGACGATCAAATTGTTAGCAGCAAAGTAGCACTG AGATTGCATCATGAACTACCAGATTCTACCTTAATTCAGATTCCAGGATGCGGTCATATTCCTCATGTAGAGAAGCCAGAGTTGGTGGTCCAGTACATTCTGAAGTTTATTCGACATGAATGA
- the LOC135583438 gene encoding alpha/beta hydrolase domain-containing protein VTE7-like isoform X2 produces MPSLLVTSTTSAAIPRGSIRVSVNGFPSFLPKEVDKIRDPFARDMAKRIERLPVKISFSTSSIMSSCVKPLQERGTEPVVLLHGFDSSCLEWRYSYPLLEGAGIDTWAVDILGWGFSDLQMLPPCNVAAKREHLYQLWRTYIARPMVLVGPSLGASVAMDFIANHPEAVSKLVMIDASIYAEGTGNLAKLPRIVAYAGVSVLKSIPLRFYANSLALNKVSLQSSWDSMNVGRLHCLQPWWEDATVDFMLSGGYDVRNHVKQIKQETLIIWGQDDQIVSSKVALRLHHELPDSTLIQIPGCGHIPHVEKPELVVQYILKFIRHE; encoded by the exons ATGCCGTCGCTTCTTGTGACGTCGACGACGAGCGCCGCGATTCCGAGGGGTAGCATTAGGGTTTCGGTGAATGGCTTCCCTTCCTTCCTCCCCAAGGAGGTGGATAAGATTAGAGACCCTTTCGCCCGGGACATGGCCAAGAGGATCGAGCGGCTTCCTGTGAAG ATCAGCTTCTCAACAAGCTCCATTATGAGTAGCTGCGTTAAGCCACTACAAGAGCGGGGAACAGAGCCAGTTGTTCTCCTACATGGATTTGACAG CTCTTGTCTAGAATGGAGGTATTCATATCCATTGCTTGAGGGTGCTGGAATTGATACATGGGCTGTGGACATTCTTGGATGGGGATTTTCAGATTTAC AAATGCTTCCACCATGTAATGTGGCTGCCAAGCGTGAGCACCTATACCAG CTTTGGAGGACATACATAGCAAGGCCCATGGTGTTAGTCGGACCTAGCCTTGGTGCTTCTGTTGCCATGGACTTTATAGCCAACCATCCAGAAGCG GTTAGTAAGTTAGTCATGATCGACGCAAGTATTTATGCAGAAGGCACCGGGAACCTAGCTAAACTACCTAGAATAGTAGCTTATGCTGGG GTTTCCGTATTGAAGAGCATCCCACTGCGGTTCTATGCAAATTCCTTGGCCTTAAATAAAGTCTCATTGCAGTCATCCTGGGACTCTATGAAT GTGGGCCGATTGCACTGCTTACAACCCTGGTGGGAGGATGCAACTGTTGATTTTATGCTTAGTGGAGGTTATGATGTCCGAAATCATGTAAAACAG ATAAAACAAGAGACTTTAATTATATGGGGACAGGACGATCAAATTGTTAGCAGCAAAGTAGCACTG AGATTGCATCATGAACTACCAGATTCTACCTTAATTCAGATTCCAGGATGCGGTCATATTCCTCATGTAGAGAAGCCAGAGTTGGTGGTCCAGTACATTCTGAAGTTTATTCGACATGAATGA
- the LOC103986641 gene encoding protein SPIRAL1-like 3 isoform X1: MNYVIHAWTSDMASPFEAFKLHEETNFILQPVKMGRGVSSGGGQSSLGYLFGGDEAPKSTGESAAPAHNPAPPPPVENSKQIPAGIQGSLPNNYHRADGQNTGNFITDKPSTKVQAAPGGGSSLGYLFGGGGN; this comes from the exons ATGAACTATGTAATTCATGCCTGGACAAGTGACATGGCCTCACCATTTGAGGCTTTTAAGCTTCATGAAGAAACAAACTTT ATTTTGCAGCCTGTCAAGATGGGTCGCGGAGTAAGCAGTGGAGGGGGTCAAAGTTCTTTGGGTTACCTATTTGGTGGTGATGAGGCTCCTAAATCTACTGGAGAGAGTGCTGCACCAGCTCATAATCCAgctcctccaccaccagttgaaaaCAGCAAGCAAATTCCTGCAGGCATCCAAGGGAGCCTACCAAACAACTACCACCGAGCAGATGGGCAGAACACTGGTAATTTTATCACG GATAAACCTTCAACGAAGGTGCAAGCTGCTCCTGGTGGTGGTTCTTCCCTGGGTTACCTGTTCGGGGGTGGTGGCAACTGA
- the LOC135583438 gene encoding alpha/beta hydrolase domain-containing protein VTE7-like isoform X7 — MPSLLVTSTTSAAIPRGSIRVSVNGFPSFLPKEVDKIRDPFARDMAKRIERLPVKISFSTSSIMSSCVKPLQERGTEPVVLLHGFDSSCLEWRYSYPLLEGAGIDTWAVDILGWGFSDLQMLPPCNVAAKREHLYQVSKLVMIDASIYAEGTGNLAKLPRIVAYAGVSVLKSIPLRFYANSLALNKVSLQSSWDSMNVGRLHCLQPWWEDATVDFMLSGGYDVRNHVKQIKQETLIIWGQDDQIVSSKVALRLHHELPDSTLIQIPGCGHIPHVEKPELVVQYILKFIRHE; from the exons ATGCCGTCGCTTCTTGTGACGTCGACGACGAGCGCCGCGATTCCGAGGGGTAGCATTAGGGTTTCGGTGAATGGCTTCCCTTCCTTCCTCCCCAAGGAGGTGGATAAGATTAGAGACCCTTTCGCCCGGGACATGGCCAAGAGGATCGAGCGGCTTCCTGTGAAG ATCAGCTTCTCAACAAGCTCCATTATGAGTAGCTGCGTTAAGCCACTACAAGAGCGGGGAACAGAGCCAGTTGTTCTCCTACATGGATTTGACAG CTCTTGTCTAGAATGGAGGTATTCATATCCATTGCTTGAGGGTGCTGGAATTGATACATGGGCTGTGGACATTCTTGGATGGGGATTTTCAGATTTAC AAATGCTTCCACCATGTAATGTGGCTGCCAAGCGTGAGCACCTATACCAG GTTAGTAAGTTAGTCATGATCGACGCAAGTATTTATGCAGAAGGCACCGGGAACCTAGCTAAACTACCTAGAATAGTAGCTTATGCTGGG GTTTCCGTATTGAAGAGCATCCCACTGCGGTTCTATGCAAATTCCTTGGCCTTAAATAAAGTCTCATTGCAGTCATCCTGGGACTCTATGAAT GTGGGCCGATTGCACTGCTTACAACCCTGGTGGGAGGATGCAACTGTTGATTTTATGCTTAGTGGAGGTTATGATGTCCGAAATCATGTAAAACAG ATAAAACAAGAGACTTTAATTATATGGGGACAGGACGATCAAATTGTTAGCAGCAAAGTAGCACTG AGATTGCATCATGAACTACCAGATTCTACCTTAATTCAGATTCCAGGATGCGGTCATATTCCTCATGTAGAGAAGCCAGAGTTGGTGGTCCAGTACATTCTGAAGTTTATTCGACATGAATGA
- the LOC103986641 gene encoding protein SPIRAL1-like 3 isoform X2, with protein MGRGVSSGGGQSSLGYLFGGDEAPKSTGESAAPAHNPAPPPPVENSKQIPAGIQGSLPNNYHRADGQNTGNFITDKPSTKVQAAPGGGSSLGYLFGGGGN; from the exons ATGGGTCGCGGAGTAAGCAGTGGAGGGGGTCAAAGTTCTTTGGGTTACCTATTTGGTGGTGATGAGGCTCCTAAATCTACTGGAGAGAGTGCTGCACCAGCTCATAATCCAgctcctccaccaccagttgaaaaCAGCAAGCAAATTCCTGCAGGCATCCAAGGGAGCCTACCAAACAACTACCACCGAGCAGATGGGCAGAACACTGGTAATTTTATCACG GATAAACCTTCAACGAAGGTGCAAGCTGCTCCTGGTGGTGGTTCTTCCCTGGGTTACCTGTTCGGGGGTGGTGGCAACTGA
- the LOC135583438 gene encoding alpha/beta hydrolase domain-containing protein VTE7-like isoform X1 → MPSLLVTSTTSAAIPRGSIRVSVNGFPSFLPKEVDKIRDPFARDMAKRIERLPVKISFSTSSIMSSCVKPLQERGTEPVVLLHGFDSSCLEWRYSYPLLEGAGIDTWAVDILGWGFSDLQMLPPCNVAAKREHLYQLWRTYIARPMVLVGPSLGASVAMDFIANHPEAVSKLVMIDASIYAEGTGNLAKLPRIVAYAGQVSVLKSIPLRFYANSLALNKVSLQSSWDSMNVGRLHCLQPWWEDATVDFMLSGGYDVRNHVKQIKQETLIIWGQDDQIVSSKVALRLHHELPDSTLIQIPGCGHIPHVEKPELVVQYILKFIRHE, encoded by the exons ATGCCGTCGCTTCTTGTGACGTCGACGACGAGCGCCGCGATTCCGAGGGGTAGCATTAGGGTTTCGGTGAATGGCTTCCCTTCCTTCCTCCCCAAGGAGGTGGATAAGATTAGAGACCCTTTCGCCCGGGACATGGCCAAGAGGATCGAGCGGCTTCCTGTGAAG ATCAGCTTCTCAACAAGCTCCATTATGAGTAGCTGCGTTAAGCCACTACAAGAGCGGGGAACAGAGCCAGTTGTTCTCCTACATGGATTTGACAG CTCTTGTCTAGAATGGAGGTATTCATATCCATTGCTTGAGGGTGCTGGAATTGATACATGGGCTGTGGACATTCTTGGATGGGGATTTTCAGATTTAC AAATGCTTCCACCATGTAATGTGGCTGCCAAGCGTGAGCACCTATACCAG CTTTGGAGGACATACATAGCAAGGCCCATGGTGTTAGTCGGACCTAGCCTTGGTGCTTCTGTTGCCATGGACTTTATAGCCAACCATCCAGAAGCG GTTAGTAAGTTAGTCATGATCGACGCAAGTATTTATGCAGAAGGCACCGGGAACCTAGCTAAACTACCTAGAATAGTAGCTTATGCTGGG CAGGTTTCCGTATTGAAGAGCATCCCACTGCGGTTCTATGCAAATTCCTTGGCCTTAAATAAAGTCTCATTGCAGTCATCCTGGGACTCTATGAAT GTGGGCCGATTGCACTGCTTACAACCCTGGTGGGAGGATGCAACTGTTGATTTTATGCTTAGTGGAGGTTATGATGTCCGAAATCATGTAAAACAG ATAAAACAAGAGACTTTAATTATATGGGGACAGGACGATCAAATTGTTAGCAGCAAAGTAGCACTG AGATTGCATCATGAACTACCAGATTCTACCTTAATTCAGATTCCAGGATGCGGTCATATTCCTCATGTAGAGAAGCCAGAGTTGGTGGTCCAGTACATTCTGAAGTTTATTCGACATGAATGA
- the LOC135583438 gene encoding alpha/beta hydrolase domain-containing protein VTE7-like isoform X5, whose product MPSLLVTSTTSAAIPRGSIRVSVNGFPSFLPKEVDKIRDPFARDMAKRIERLPVKISFSTSSIMSSCVKPLQERGTEPVVLLHGFDSSCLEWRYSYPLLEGAGIDTWAVDILGWGFSDLQMLPPCNVAAKREHLYQLWRTYIARPMVLVGPSLGASVAMDFIANHPEAVSVLKSIPLRFYANSLALNKVSLQSSWDSMNVGRLHCLQPWWEDATVDFMLSGGYDVRNHVKQIKQETLIIWGQDDQIVSSKVALRLHHELPDSTLIQIPGCGHIPHVEKPELVVQYILKFIRHE is encoded by the exons ATGCCGTCGCTTCTTGTGACGTCGACGACGAGCGCCGCGATTCCGAGGGGTAGCATTAGGGTTTCGGTGAATGGCTTCCCTTCCTTCCTCCCCAAGGAGGTGGATAAGATTAGAGACCCTTTCGCCCGGGACATGGCCAAGAGGATCGAGCGGCTTCCTGTGAAG ATCAGCTTCTCAACAAGCTCCATTATGAGTAGCTGCGTTAAGCCACTACAAGAGCGGGGAACAGAGCCAGTTGTTCTCCTACATGGATTTGACAG CTCTTGTCTAGAATGGAGGTATTCATATCCATTGCTTGAGGGTGCTGGAATTGATACATGGGCTGTGGACATTCTTGGATGGGGATTTTCAGATTTAC AAATGCTTCCACCATGTAATGTGGCTGCCAAGCGTGAGCACCTATACCAG CTTTGGAGGACATACATAGCAAGGCCCATGGTGTTAGTCGGACCTAGCCTTGGTGCTTCTGTTGCCATGGACTTTATAGCCAACCATCCAGAAGCG GTTTCCGTATTGAAGAGCATCCCACTGCGGTTCTATGCAAATTCCTTGGCCTTAAATAAAGTCTCATTGCAGTCATCCTGGGACTCTATGAAT GTGGGCCGATTGCACTGCTTACAACCCTGGTGGGAGGATGCAACTGTTGATTTTATGCTTAGTGGAGGTTATGATGTCCGAAATCATGTAAAACAG ATAAAACAAGAGACTTTAATTATATGGGGACAGGACGATCAAATTGTTAGCAGCAAAGTAGCACTG AGATTGCATCATGAACTACCAGATTCTACCTTAATTCAGATTCCAGGATGCGGTCATATTCCTCATGTAGAGAAGCCAGAGTTGGTGGTCCAGTACATTCTGAAGTTTATTCGACATGAATGA
- the LOC135583438 gene encoding alpha/beta hydrolase domain-containing protein VTE7-like isoform X4 translates to MPSLLVTSTTSAAIPRGSIRVSVNGFPSFLPKEVDKIRDPFARDMAKRIERLPVKISFSTSSIMSSCVKPLQERGTEPVVLLHGFDSSCLEWRYSYPLLEGAGIDTWAVDILGWGFSDLQMLPPCNVAAKREHLYQLWRTYIARPMVLVGPSLGASVAMDFIANHPEAVSKLVMIDASIYAEGTGNLAKLPRIVAYAGVSVLKSIPLRFYANSLALNKVSLQSSWDSMNVGRLHCLQPWWEDATVDFMLSGGYDVRNHVKQIKQETLIIWGQDDQIVSSKVALIPGCGHIPHVEKPELVVQYILKFIRHE, encoded by the exons ATGCCGTCGCTTCTTGTGACGTCGACGACGAGCGCCGCGATTCCGAGGGGTAGCATTAGGGTTTCGGTGAATGGCTTCCCTTCCTTCCTCCCCAAGGAGGTGGATAAGATTAGAGACCCTTTCGCCCGGGACATGGCCAAGAGGATCGAGCGGCTTCCTGTGAAG ATCAGCTTCTCAACAAGCTCCATTATGAGTAGCTGCGTTAAGCCACTACAAGAGCGGGGAACAGAGCCAGTTGTTCTCCTACATGGATTTGACAG CTCTTGTCTAGAATGGAGGTATTCATATCCATTGCTTGAGGGTGCTGGAATTGATACATGGGCTGTGGACATTCTTGGATGGGGATTTTCAGATTTAC AAATGCTTCCACCATGTAATGTGGCTGCCAAGCGTGAGCACCTATACCAG CTTTGGAGGACATACATAGCAAGGCCCATGGTGTTAGTCGGACCTAGCCTTGGTGCTTCTGTTGCCATGGACTTTATAGCCAACCATCCAGAAGCG GTTAGTAAGTTAGTCATGATCGACGCAAGTATTTATGCAGAAGGCACCGGGAACCTAGCTAAACTACCTAGAATAGTAGCTTATGCTGGG GTTTCCGTATTGAAGAGCATCCCACTGCGGTTCTATGCAAATTCCTTGGCCTTAAATAAAGTCTCATTGCAGTCATCCTGGGACTCTATGAAT GTGGGCCGATTGCACTGCTTACAACCCTGGTGGGAGGATGCAACTGTTGATTTTATGCTTAGTGGAGGTTATGATGTCCGAAATCATGTAAAACAG ATAAAACAAGAGACTTTAATTATATGGGGACAGGACGATCAAATTGTTAGCAGCAAAGTAGCACTG ATTCCAGGATGCGGTCATATTCCTCATGTAGAGAAGCCAGAGTTGGTGGTCCAGTACATTCTGAAGTTTATTCGACATGAATGA